Proteins from one Desulfonema limicola genomic window:
- a CDS encoding P-II family nitrogen regulator has translation MIMLRSIVRPEKVDNVLAALMDAGFPGVTKMSVVGRGKQRGIKIGEVTYDEIPKELLLIVVKDHDKDFAIKTIIDAARTGDKGAYGDGKIFVVPVEEVYTISSGIKETPDGKTKEVEI, from the coding sequence ATGATAATGCTTAGATCAATTGTAAGGCCGGAAAAAGTTGACAATGTACTTGCTGCTTTAATGGATGCAGGTTTTCCAGGTGTTACCAAAATGTCGGTTGTTGGCCGCGGTAAACAAAGGGGTATAAAAATAGGTGAAGTTACTTATGACGAAATACCGAAAGAGCTGCTTCTTATTGTTGTTAAAGATCATGATAAAGATTTTGCAATTAAAACAATTATAGATGCTGCAAGAACTGGTGATAAGGGAGCATATGGAGACGGGAAGATTTTTGTAGTGCCTGTTGAAGAGGTTTATACAATCAGTTCGGGAATAAAAGAAACTCCTGACGGAAAGACCAAAGAGGTGGAAATATGA
- a CDS encoding transporter substrate-binding domain-containing protein, with product MKKLGVKVLVIFVSVFMMISASAWGADIELAKKSTLEEILKRGELRVGFEAGYMPFEMTDKKGEFVGFDIDIAKEMAKAMGVKFVPVNTAWDGIIPSLITNKFDIIMSGMTVTQERNLKINFADPNIVVGQAILLAKKHEGVIKSYKDLNDSKFVVTSKLGTTGEQAVQRHIPKCTYKSFETETEAVLEVINGKADAYVYDQPNCVVVMAEQGVGKLVFLDEPFTYEPLAWAVRKGDPDFLNWLNNFLRQIKNDGRYDRIYNKWIKSTDWYQNVK from the coding sequence ATGAAAAAGCTTGGTGTTAAAGTATTGGTAATTTTTGTGTCTGTATTTATGATGATTTCTGCTTCTGCATGGGGTGCAGATATCGAACTGGCTAAAAAATCTACTTTGGAAGAAATTTTGAAAAGAGGTGAACTCAGGGTGGGTTTTGAAGCTGGATATATGCCTTTTGAAATGACAGATAAAAAAGGTGAATTTGTAGGATTTGATATTGATATAGCAAAAGAAATGGCAAAAGCCATGGGTGTTAAATTTGTTCCGGTCAATACTGCATGGGATGGTATTATTCCTTCTCTTATTACAAATAAGTTTGATATTATCATGAGCGGTATGACTGTTACACAGGAACGTAATTTAAAGATTAATTTTGCTGATCCGAATATTGTTGTTGGACAGGCTATTTTGCTGGCAAAAAAACATGAAGGGGTTATAAAATCCTACAAAGATCTTAATGATTCTAAATTTGTTGTTACTTCAAAGCTTGGTACTACCGGAGAACAGGCTGTTCAGCGTCATATACCTAAATGTACTTATAAATCTTTTGAAACTGAAACAGAGGCTGTTCTTGAGGTTATAAATGGAAAGGCTGATGCTTATGTGTATGACCAGCCGAATTGTGTTGTTGTGATGGCTGAACAAGGTGTCGGGAAACTTGTTTTTTTAGATGAGCCATTTACCTATGAGCCTCTTGCCTGGGCTGTCAGAAAAGGAGACCCTGACTTTTTGAACTGGCTTAATAATTTTCTCAGACAGATAAAAAATGACGGCAGATATGATCGTATATATAATAAATGGATCAAATCTACTGACTGGTATCAGAATGTAAAATAA
- a CDS encoding amino acid ABC transporter ATP-binding protein produces MIDVQNIYKTFLVPHEVQALVNVSNKVEAGEVVVVIGPSGSGKSTFIRCLNHLETPDSGHIFIEGVDILDSKTDINKVRAEVGMVFQSFNLFPHKTVLENVTLAQRVVRKRSKDEAMDIAMKLLDKVGIQDKINVYPDQLSGGQQQRVAIARALAMNPKVMLFDEPTSALDPEMIGEVLDVMKTLAKEGMTMVVVTHEMGFAKEVADRVIFMDHGAVVEEGTPEHFFTNPTHDRTKLFLSQIL; encoded by the coding sequence GTGATTGATGTTCAAAATATTTATAAAACCTTTTTGGTGCCTCATGAAGTCCAGGCTCTTGTGAATGTTTCAAATAAGGTTGAAGCAGGTGAGGTTGTTGTCGTGATTGGGCCTTCAGGATCAGGAAAAAGCACCTTTATCAGATGCTTAAATCATTTGGAAACCCCTGACAGCGGTCATATTTTTATTGAAGGTGTGGATATCCTTGATTCTAAAACTGACATTAACAAGGTGCGGGCTGAAGTAGGTATGGTTTTTCAGTCTTTTAATCTTTTTCCCCATAAAACAGTTCTTGAGAATGTAACCCTTGCCCAGCGTGTTGTTCGTAAAAGATCCAAGGATGAAGCAATGGATATTGCAATGAAACTGCTTGACAAGGTGGGCATACAAGATAAAATAAACGTATATCCTGATCAATTGTCAGGCGGGCAGCAGCAAAGGGTTGCAATAGCCCGTGCCCTTGCAATGAATCCCAAAGTAATGCTTTTTGATGAACCAACCTCAGCACTTGATCCTGAAATGATAGGAGAGGTGCTTGATGTTATGAAAACCCTGGCAAAAGAAGGGATGACTATGGTAGTAGTAACTCATGAGATGGGTTTTGCCAAAGAGGTTGCAGACAGGGTTATTTTTATGGATCATGGTGCAGTTGTTGAAGAAGGTACCCCTGAGCATTTTTTTACAAATCCAACCCATGACCGAACCAAATTATTTTTAAGTCAAATACTTTAA
- the nifD gene encoding nitrogenase molybdenum-iron protein alpha chain gives MAATAEKIDKFELDGMDPEKIKEELLSRYPTKVARKRAKQIIINKVEGCEVPVIQSNVRTIPGLMSQRGCCYAGCKGVVLGPTRDIVNITHGPIGCGFYSWLTRRNQTDPSTTPDGHNFMTYCFSTDMQDQEIIFGGEKKLKQAIQEAYDNFKPKAIAVFSTCPVGLIGDDVHSVCREMKDKLGINIFGFSCEGYKGVSQSAGHHIANNQIFKHVIGNDDTVKEGDFKINLLGEYNIGGDAFEIERIFKKCGITQVASFSGNSSIDAFANSHTADLNLIMCHRSINYVAEMMEKKYGLPWIKVNFIGAEATAKSLRKIAAYFEDQKLTDKVEEVIVQEMPQVLKSIAEIKPRTEGKRAMLFVGGSRAHHYQELFKELGMITLSAGYEFGHRDDYEGRKVLPSIKVDADSRNIEELSVKADPEKFNPRKSPENLQKLKEKGLEFSSYEGMMPEMKNGVLVIDDITQYETEKLIELFKPDIFCAGIKEKYTIQKYGIPMKQLHSYDYGGPYAGFKGALNFYKDIDRMVNSRVWGYLKAPWQIKPELAATYAWE, from the coding sequence ATGGCTGCAACAGCAGAAAAAATAGATAAATTTGAACTTGATGGTATGGATCCTGAAAAAATTAAGGAAGAATTATTAAGCAGGTATCCTACTAAGGTAGCAAGAAAACGTGCAAAACAGATTATCATAAACAAGGTTGAAGGCTGCGAAGTTCCGGTCATCCAGTCAAATGTAAGGACTATCCCTGGTCTTATGAGTCAGAGGGGCTGCTGTTATGCCGGATGTAAAGGTGTCGTCTTGGGGCCTACCCGTGATATTGTCAATATTACCCATGGGCCTATTGGATGTGGTTTTTATAGCTGGCTGACCCGCAGAAACCAGACAGATCCAAGCACAACTCCTGATGGACATAATTTTATGACCTATTGTTTTTCCACAGATATGCAGGATCAGGAAATTATATTTGGAGGAGAAAAAAAGCTGAAACAGGCTATCCAGGAAGCTTATGACAATTTCAAACCCAAGGCCATTGCAGTTTTTTCAACCTGTCCTGTGGGACTTATCGGCGATGATGTTCATTCGGTCTGCCGTGAAATGAAAGATAAACTGGGTATTAATATATTTGGGTTCAGTTGTGAAGGTTATAAAGGGGTGAGCCAGTCAGCAGGTCATCATATTGCCAATAACCAGATTTTTAAACATGTAATTGGAAATGACGATACAGTTAAAGAAGGTGATTTTAAGATTAATCTTCTTGGAGAGTATAATATTGGCGGGGATGCTTTTGAAATTGAGCGGATTTTTAAAAAGTGCGGTATAACCCAGGTAGCATCATTCAGCGGGAATTCCAGTATTGATGCTTTTGCAAATTCTCATACAGCAGATTTAAACCTTATCATGTGTCATCGTTCTATTAATTATGTTGCTGAGATGATGGAGAAAAAATACGGGCTTCCCTGGATCAAGGTTAATTTTATCGGTGCCGAGGCTACTGCAAAATCATTAAGAAAAATAGCAGCATATTTTGAAGATCAAAAACTCACTGACAAAGTAGAAGAGGTAATTGTCCAAGAAATGCCCCAGGTTTTAAAATCAATTGCGGAAATTAAACCCAGAACAGAAGGCAAAAGGGCAATGCTATTTGTGGGAGGTTCACGCGCTCATCATTACCAGGAACTTTTTAAAGAACTTGGTATGATAACACTTTCAGCAGGATATGAATTTGGTCACAGGGATGATTATGAAGGCAGAAAGGTTCTGCCAAGTATCAAGGTGGATGCTGACAGCAGGAATATTGAAGAATTGAGTGTAAAAGCTGATCCTGAAAAATTTAATCCAAGAAAAAGTCCTGAAAATTTACAAAAACTCAAAGAAAAAGGGCTTGAATTCAGCAGTTATGAAGGCATGATGCCTGAAATGAAAAACGGTGTACTGGTTATTGACGATATTACCCAGTATGAAACCGAAAAGCTTATTGAACTTTTTAAACCTGATATCTTCTGTGCCGGTATTAAGGAAAAATATACTATCCAGAAATACGGAATTCCTATGAAACAATTGCACAGTTATGATTATGGGGGACCATATGCAGGTTTTAAAGGAGCTTTGAATTTCTATAAGGACATTGACCGGATGGTAAACAGCCGGGTCTGGGGTTATCTTAAAGCTCCGTGGCAGATAAAACCTGAACTGGCTGCAACCTATGCGTGGGAATAA
- the nifH gene encoding nitrogenase iron protein has translation MRKIAIYGKGGIGKSTTTQNTVAGLAEMGNKVMVVGCDPKADSTRLLLGGLAQKTVLDTLREEGEDVELDDVRKLGYGAVLCTESGGPEPGVGCAGRGIITSINLLEQLGAYADSEALDYVFYDVLGDVVCGGFAMPIREGKAKEIYIVVSGEMMAMYAANNICKGIVKFAEAGGVRLGGLICNSRQVDNEKEMIEALARSLGTRMIHFVPRENMVQRAEINRKTVIEFEPAHAQADEYRTLAKKIAENENMVIPTPLTIEELEKLLIDYGIVS, from the coding sequence ATGAGAAAGATAGCTATTTATGGAAAAGGCGGAATTGGGAAATCAACTACTACACAAAATACAGTAGCAGGTCTTGCTGAGATGGGAAACAAGGTCATGGTTGTTGGATGCGATCCAAAGGCTGATTCAACAAGACTGCTTTTAGGCGGTCTTGCCCAGAAAACCGTGCTTGATACCCTGCGTGAAGAAGGTGAAGATGTGGAACTGGATGATGTGCGAAAACTTGGTTACGGTGCTGTTTTATGTACTGAATCAGGAGGGCCTGAACCTGGTGTTGGATGTGCAGGACGCGGTATTATTACATCTATCAATCTGCTGGAGCAGTTAGGAGCTTATGCTGACAGCGAGGCGCTGGACTATGTATTTTATGATGTATTGGGCGATGTTGTGTGCGGCGGTTTTGCAATGCCTATTCGTGAAGGCAAAGCCAAGGAGATATATATAGTTGTTTCAGGTGAAATGATGGCAATGTATGCTGCAAACAATATCTGCAAAGGTATTGTAAAATTTGCAGAAGCAGGAGGAGTCCGTCTTGGTGGTTTGATATGCAACAGCAGGCAGGTTGATAATGAAAAAGAGATGATAGAAGCCCTGGCAAGGAGCCTGGGAACCCGGATGATCCATTTTGTTCCAAGAGAAAATATGGTGCAGAGAGCAGAAATTAATAGAAAAACTGTAATCGAGTTTGAACCCGCACATGCCCAGGCAGATGAATACAGAACCCTGGCAAAGAAAATTGCAGAAAATGAAAATATGGTAATTCCAACACCTCTGACGATTGAAGAACTTGAAAAACTTCTCATAGATTACGGTATTGTATCATAA
- the nifE gene encoding nitrogenase iron-molybdenum cofactor biosynthesis protein NifE, with product MTGISILKERKKQIYQKGAEPFSITCGKHSLAGSVSQRACVFCGSRVVLYPIADALHLIHGPIGCAAYTWDIRGALSSGPELHRLSFSTDLQEKDVIFGGEKKLYHALIDLIHEYKPKAAFVYSTCIVGIIGDDVEAVCKKVSRETGVETLPVHSEGFKGTKKDGYKAACEALFKLVGQGSVDNISPYSINILGEFNIGGEAWIIKDYYKRMGVNVVSTMTGDGRVDDVRRSHGAMLNVVQCSGAMTYLADMMKEKYGIPYIRVSYFGLEDMSKALYDVAEYFSHNPEIMTCTQELVRYEISRIYPELQKIKTAVKGKRAAIYVGGAFKAFSLIKALKYIGINVILAGSQTGNDADYEVLRDMCDKGTIILDDANPLELSKYIIEKKADLFIGGVKERPIAYKMGIGFCDHNHERKTPLAGYSGMLNFAREVYLTVTSPVWQFAR from the coding sequence ATGACAGGCATATCTATTCTTAAAGAACGTAAAAAACAGATATATCAGAAAGGAGCAGAACCTTTTTCCATAACCTGTGGAAAACACAGCCTTGCAGGTTCTGTCAGCCAGCGGGCCTGCGTGTTCTGTGGTTCCCGCGTAGTTCTTTATCCCATTGCTGATGCTCTTCATCTTATTCACGGGCCAATAGGATGTGCAGCCTATACATGGGATATAAGAGGAGCGCTTTCTTCAGGCCCTGAACTTCACAGGCTCAGTTTTTCTACGGATCTTCAGGAAAAAGATGTGATCTTTGGCGGAGAAAAAAAGCTGTATCATGCTCTCATTGATCTTATTCATGAATATAAGCCAAAAGCAGCTTTTGTATATTCTACCTGTATTGTAGGGATAATAGGTGATGATGTAGAAGCTGTCTGTAAAAAAGTAAGCAGGGAAACAGGGGTTGAAACTTTGCCTGTTCATTCCGAGGGTTTTAAAGGAACAAAAAAAGACGGCTACAAGGCTGCCTGTGAAGCCCTGTTCAAGCTTGTGGGACAAGGGTCTGTTGATAATATAAGCCCTTACAGCATCAATATACTGGGAGAATTCAACATAGGCGGCGAAGCCTGGATTATAAAGGATTATTACAAACGCATGGGTGTAAACGTGGTTTCCACCATGACAGGCGACGGCAGGGTAGATGATGTGCGCCGGTCTCACGGAGCCATGCTCAATGTAGTTCAATGTTCCGGTGCAATGACATATCTGGCTGACATGATGAAGGAAAAATATGGTATTCCATATATAAGGGTTTCATATTTTGGTCTGGAAGATATGTCCAAGGCTCTTTACGATGTGGCTGAATATTTCAGCCATAATCCTGAAATAATGACTTGCACCCAGGAGCTTGTAAGATATGAAATCAGCCGTATTTATCCTGAACTGCAAAAGATAAAGACTGCTGTTAAAGGTAAACGCGCTGCCATATATGTTGGCGGGGCATTTAAAGCCTTCTCACTTATTAAAGCCCTTAAATATATAGGAATAAATGTTATTTTAGCAGGTTCCCAGACAGGAAACGATGCAGATTATGAAGTACTTCGGGATATGTGCGATAAAGGAACAATTATTTTAGATGATGCCAATCCACTGGAACTTTCCAAATATATTATTGAAAAAAAAGCTGACTTGTTTATCGGGGGAGTCAAGGAACGACCCATTGCATATAAAATGGGTATAGGATTTTGTGATCATAACCATGAAAGAAAGACTCCTCTGGCAGGTTATTCAGGAATGCTCAATTTTGCAAGAGAAGTATATCTGACTGTAACAAGTCCTGTGTGGCAGTTTGCACGATAG
- a CDS encoding amino acid ABC transporter permease (The N-terminal region of this protein, as described by TIGR01726, is a three transmembrane segment that identifies a subfamily of ABC transporter permease subunits, which specificities that include histidine, arginine, glutamine, glutamate, L-cystine (sic), the opines (in Agrobacterium) octopine and nopaline, etc.), which produces MDSISSLKRLKQQKSYYIWVCIFIIGLSGVIAGLYYAAGQIDYVWRWYRIPKYFYYQDNIEIKAEIEGEVASILFEDNKAVIVIKGDGETETYYAPEQNINVGQGDIIFPGDVLASYKEWKVGILMMGMWLTIKVSVIAIFFGIFIGLFAGIARISSNPALKWSSITYIEIVRGSPLLVQIFIWYFVLGTLINTLLIKQGIGFTIPPLWFGVAALAFFTGAYVAEMVRAGIQSIHRGQTEASRSLGMNYVQSMVHVILPQAMRRILPPLAGQFISLIKDSSLLGIIAIRELTKATREVVTTSLQPFELWFVCALLYLALTFSLSMCVQYLERRN; this is translated from the coding sequence ATGGATTCTATATCAAGTCTAAAAAGGCTGAAGCAGCAGAAATCTTATTATATATGGGTTTGTATCTTTATTATTGGGTTGTCAGGGGTTATTGCAGGACTTTATTATGCAGCAGGGCAGATTGATTATGTCTGGCGCTGGTACCGGATTCCCAAATATTTTTATTACCAGGATAATATTGAGATTAAGGCAGAAATAGAAGGCGAGGTTGCATCTATTTTATTTGAGGACAATAAGGCTGTTATTGTAATTAAAGGTGATGGTGAGACTGAAACCTATTATGCTCCTGAACAAAATATAAATGTAGGGCAGGGGGATATAATTTTTCCTGGTGATGTTTTAGCAAGTTATAAAGAATGGAAGGTTGGTATCCTGATGATGGGGATGTGGCTGACCATAAAAGTGAGTGTTATTGCCATTTTCTTTGGTATTTTTATCGGGTTATTTGCTGGAATAGCACGCATCTCATCAAATCCTGCCTTAAAATGGTCATCTATTACCTATATTGAAATAGTGCGCGGGTCTCCCCTGCTGGTTCAGATATTTATCTGGTATTTTGTTTTAGGTACTTTGATAAACACCCTGCTTATAAAACAGGGAATTGGTTTTACTATTCCTCCTCTTTGGTTTGGTGTTGCAGCTCTTGCATTTTTTACAGGAGCATATGTAGCCGAGATGGTTAGGGCCGGTATTCAGTCTATACATCGAGGCCAGACAGAGGCTTCCAGATCCCTGGGCATGAATTATGTTCAATCCATGGTTCACGTAATCCTGCCCCAGGCAATGCGCAGAATACTGCCCCCTCTTGCAGGCCAGTTTATAAGCCTTATTAAAGATTCTTCCCTGCTTGGCATTATTGCCATACGCGAACTGACAAAAGCTACCAGGGAGGTTGTAACCACAAGTTTGCAGCCTTTTGAATTATGGTTTGTCTGTGCATTATTATATCTGGCGTTAACCTTTTCGCTTTCCATGTGTGTCCAGTATCTGGAAAGGAGGAATTAG
- the nifK gene encoding nitrogenase molybdenum-iron protein subunit beta, with protein sequence MLLKHTTDEIKARKALTINPAKTCQPIGAMYASLGIHGCLPHSHGSQGCYAYHRSTLTRHYKEPVMAATSAFTEGASVFGGQANLLQALDNIFTVYNPDVVAVHTTCLSETIGDDIPQIFNKAIADGKVPEGKYVLHANTPSYVGSHITGFANMTKAMVDYFAVSNGHKEKTVNIIPGYVEPADMEEIKRLGDIMGIKTIMFPDTSKVLNGPMTGRFKMYPEGGVTIKELKLAGSSKGTIALGNLASGAAAKALDVKCKVPCQILDLPIGLQATDMFIDTLRQIAGVNVPDAVTFERGQMIDIITDMHQYFYGRRVGLVGDPDQILALAKFLVSIDMCPVYIVSGSPAGKKFVKRLEEITQEVPYEVKISVPGDMFLFHQWIKQESVDLIIGNTYAKYIARDEDIPLIRFGFPILDRVGHSYFPTVGYKGGIRLLEKILDAILDRIDRDSSDISFELVM encoded by the coding sequence ATGCTGCTCAAACATACAACAGATGAAATAAAAGCACGAAAAGCACTTACGATAAATCCGGCAAAAACCTGCCAGCCCATAGGAGCCATGTATGCATCTCTGGGCATTCATGGATGTCTGCCCCACAGTCACGGTTCACAGGGATGCTACGCGTATCACAGAAGTACCTTGACCCGTCATTATAAAGAACCTGTAATGGCAGCAACCAGTGCTTTTACAGAAGGTGCTTCCGTGTTTGGAGGTCAGGCTAATCTGCTCCAGGCCCTTGACAATATTTTTACTGTTTACAACCCGGACGTGGTGGCAGTGCATACAACCTGCCTGTCGGAAACAATCGGGGATGATATTCCCCAGATTTTTAACAAAGCCATAGCTGACGGCAAGGTTCCTGAAGGCAAATATGTTCTTCATGCAAATACACCAAGTTATGTTGGTTCTCATATTACGGGTTTTGCAAATATGACCAAAGCAATGGTTGATTATTTTGCAGTATCAAATGGTCATAAAGAGAAAACTGTTAATATTATACCAGGTTATGTTGAACCTGCTGATATGGAAGAGATTAAGCGACTTGGAGATATTATGGGCATAAAAACCATTATGTTTCCTGATACATCAAAGGTGCTTAACGGCCCGATGACCGGCAGGTTTAAAATGTATCCTGAAGGTGGTGTTACCATTAAGGAACTCAAACTTGCAGGATCCAGCAAGGGAACAATAGCTCTGGGTAATCTGGCATCAGGTGCAGCAGCCAAAGCCCTTGATGTTAAATGCAAGGTTCCATGTCAAATACTTGATCTGCCTATAGGACTTCAGGCAACAGATATGTTTATAGACACTCTGCGTCAGATTGCAGGAGTAAACGTACCGGATGCAGTTACTTTTGAACGCGGCCAGATGATTGATATTATAACAGATATGCATCAGTATTTTTATGGCAGACGTGTAGGACTGGTAGGTGATCCTGACCAGATTCTTGCCCTTGCAAAGTTTTTGGTCTCTATTGATATGTGTCCTGTATATATTGTTTCCGGGTCTCCGGCTGGAAAGAAATTTGTTAAAAGACTTGAGGAAATAACACAAGAGGTACCTTATGAAGTAAAGATCAGTGTTCCCGGGGATATGTTTCTTTTTCATCAGTGGATTAAGCAGGAATCTGTTGATCTTATAATCGGTAATACTTATGCAAAGTATATTGCCCGAGATGAAGATATTCCCTTGATACGTTTCGGGTTTCCCATTTTAGACAGGGTAGGACACAGTTATTTTCCAACAGTTGGTTACAAAGGCGGAATCCGTCTGCTTGAAAAAATTCTGGATGCAATTTTAGACAGAATAGACAGGGATTCTTCAGATATTTCATTTGAACTTGTAATGTAA
- a CDS encoding P-II family nitrogen regulator, protein MKEVMAVVRMNMMNQTKRALADAGISSVTARDCLGRGKGLVDLHLLEGAEKGYEEAVSQLGQSSRLIPKRAMLLVLPDKLVDKTIKTIIKVNQTGKSGDGMIWVMPCVDAVRVRTGESGDAALDDI, encoded by the coding sequence ATGAAAGAGGTAATGGCCGTAGTCCGTATGAATATGATGAACCAGACTAAACGCGCTCTTGCTGATGCCGGTATATCTTCTGTAACTGCCCGTGACTGCCTGGGCAGGGGAAAAGGGCTTGTTGATCTCCATCTTCTTGAAGGAGCTGAAAAGGGTTATGAAGAAGCTGTTTCCCAGCTTGGACAGAGCAGCCGTCTTATTCCCAAACGTGCCATGCTGCTGGTTTTACCTGATAAGCTTGTGGATAAAACAATTAAAACCATTATCAAGGTAAACCAGACTGGAAAATCAGGTGACGGAATGATCTGGGTAATGCCGTGTGTTGATGCTGTAAGGGTGCGGACCGGGGAATCAGGTGATGCAGCTTTAGATGATATTTAA
- a CDS encoding acylphosphatase produces the protein MLEKKVRANVIISGKVQGVFFRAETLKAASKNNVSGWVRNKKDGTVEAVFEGKEKDVLSILEWCKTGSPHSMVKNTDVRWDDYQGEFSSFEITR, from the coding sequence ATGCTTGAAAAAAAAGTCAGAGCAAATGTTATAATCAGCGGAAAGGTGCAGGGTGTTTTTTTTAGAGCTGAAACCCTGAAAGCTGCATCAAAAAATAATGTTTCAGGATGGGTAAGAAATAAAAAAGACGGAACTGTTGAAGCTGTTTTTGAGGGAAAAGAAAAGGATGTTCTTTCAATTCTTGAATGGTGTAAAACAGGTTCCCCGCATTCAATGGTTAAAAATACAGATGTCAGATGGGATGATTATCAGGGCGAATTTTCAAGCTTTGAAATTACCAGATAA
- a CDS encoding nitrogenase component 1, translating to MNIAEKQEYTATKNACKLCAPLGASLVFKGIQGAVPLLHGSQGCSTYIRRYLISHFKEPIDIACSNFAEETAIFGGGANLKIALENIRFQYSPEMVGIATTCLSETIGDDVPMFIKEYKDMHKDLEIFPLVHVSTPSYQGTHMQGFHAAVQAAVNDIADGKNGKDSTLINIFPGMVSPEDMRYLKEIFKEFNLSHMMLPDYSETLDGPLWKEYQRIPQGGTKVSKIRNAGSAAASLEFGTILACEKQSAGRLLEKKFDVPNYSLGFPIGVNETDKLFKVLEQISGIPMPRIYAQERGRLVDSYVDAHKYVIEAKAVVYGEEDLVCGLVSFLSEIGIVPVICASGGKSGFFKDRIAEIIPGCKEKNIQIIDDADFTDIENAAKELKPDIFIGSSKGYSAARRLNVPLVRVGFPVHDRVGGARLLHLGYRGTQQLFDRITNTIIEKRQESSSVGYSYM from the coding sequence ATGAATATTGCTGAAAAACAGGAATATACTGCAACAAAAAATGCGTGCAAGCTCTGTGCTCCTCTGGGTGCATCCCTTGTCTTTAAAGGCATACAGGGTGCAGTGCCCCTGCTTCACGGTTCTCAGGGCTGTTCAACTTATATCCGCAGGTATCTCATAAGCCATTTTAAAGAACCCATTGATATTGCCTGTTCAAATTTTGCAGAGGAAACAGCCATATTCGGCGGCGGAGCCAATCTTAAAATTGCACTTGAAAATATCAGATTTCAATATTCCCCTGAAATGGTGGGCATTGCCACAACATGCCTTAGTGAAACCATAGGCGATGATGTGCCCATGTTTATCAAGGAATATAAAGATATGCACAAAGACCTGGAAATTTTTCCTCTTGTTCATGTTTCCACACCAAGTTATCAAGGGACACACATGCAGGGATTTCATGCAGCAGTTCAAGCTGCTGTAAATGATATTGCAGATGGAAAAAATGGAAAAGATTCAACATTGATCAATATTTTCCCTGGTATGGTGTCCCCTGAAGATATGCGGTATCTCAAGGAAATTTTTAAAGAATTTAATTTATCTCATATGATGCTGCCTGATTACTCGGAAACCCTGGACGGCCCTTTATGGAAAGAATATCAGCGGATTCCTCAGGGCGGAACAAAGGTCAGCAAAATAAGAAATGCCGGAAGTGCGGCAGCTTCCCTTGAGTTTGGAACAATTCTGGCTTGTGAAAAACAAAGTGCAGGCAGGCTTCTTGAAAAGAAATTCGATGTTCCCAATTATTCTCTGGGTTTTCCAATTGGTGTTAATGAAACAGATAAACTTTTCAAAGTACTTGAGCAGATAAGCGGTATTCCGATGCCCAGAATATATGCTCAGGAGCGGGGACGGCTTGTTGACAGCTATGTTGATGCACATAAATATGTTATTGAAGCAAAAGCAGTAGTTTATGGTGAAGAAGATCTGGTATGCGGGCTGGTTTCATTTTTAAGCGAAATTGGAATAGTTCCTGTTATTTGTGCTTCAGGCGGTAAAAGCGGTTTTTTTAAAGACCGGATTGCAGAAATAATACCCGGCTGCAAAGAAAAGAATATTCAAATAATTGATGATGCTGATTTTACAGATATTGAAAATGCAGCAAAAGAGCTGAAGCCAGACATTTTTATTGGCAGCAGCAAAGGTTATTCTGCTGCAAGAAGGCTCAACGTTCCCCTTGTACGGGTTGGTTTCCCGGTTCATGACAGGGTCGGAGGGGCACGTCTTCTGCATCTTGGTTATAGAGGCACCCAGCAATTATTTGACCGCATTACAAATACTATTATTGAAAAAAGACAGGAATCATCTTCTGTGGGATATTCATATATGTAA